From Cyprinus carpio isolate SPL01 chromosome A7, ASM1834038v1, whole genome shotgun sequence, a single genomic window includes:
- the LOC109064409 gene encoding growth arrest-specific protein 2-like gives MNGPFSPRREPGPDLSCLHQYNEWLACRHESSLLPMKEDLAIWLNRILGLDITVDNFMDRLDTGVVLCQLAEALQEKMILASNGKPFIRRVIRWRSDAASGSFFARDNTANFLYWCRKIGVEQSHLFESEDLVLQKQPRDVCFCLMQLGRIASRYGIEPPVLVKLEREIEKEEDESLSPSMYFASPLPSPSTPPVFFPPDPEPPPTTTPSSISPPSPPLDPSPSPPLAPPPPPESTSIFSDSNPQSEPQQTSPTSPSSIRSPAKSTPPSPSNGLVKTSGKKSSGNLLDAIVRQISEDPPCKCPVKFCIENQPKGHYRVGDKVLYVRMLNDKHAMVRVGGGWETFGTYLLKHDPCKMTEVARPGTKTCKPNGRSPVKRELSRDSYLVVGTHSRFKK, from the exons ATGAATGGTCCCTTCAGTCCCAGGCGGGAACCAGGACCTGACCTCTCTTGTCTGCACCAGTACAACGAGTGGCTGGCGTGTAGGCATGAGTCCAGTCTGCTGCCCATGAAAGAAGATCTGGCCATCTGGCTTAACAGAATCCTTG GTTTGGATATAACAGTGGATAACTTCATGGACAGACTAGACACTGGTGTTGTCCTGTGTCAGCTTGCAGAGGCGCTACAAGAGAAGATGATTCTGGCCAGCAATGGAAAG CCCTTTATTCGGCGTGTGATTCGCTGGCGGTCTGATGCAGCCTCTGGATCATTCTTTGCTCGAGACAATACAGCGAATTTTCTGTACTGGTGCCGTAAAATTGGAGTGGAGCAATCACACCTGTTTGAATCTGAAGATCTTG TTCTTCAGAAGCAACCCAGGGATGTGTGCTTCTGTCTCATGCAACTTGGGAGAATTGCTTCAAG GTATGGCATTGAGCCGCCTGTGCTGGTCAAGCTcgagagagagattgagaaagAGGAAGATGAGTCTTTGTCACCATCCATGTACTTCGCCTCACCTCTGCCGTCTCCCTCCACCCCACCTGTTTTTTTCCCTCCTGATCCAGAGCCCCCTCCAACCACCACCCCCTCATCCATCTCTCCTCCATCCCCTCCTCTGGACCCTTCTCCCTCTCCTCCTCTggcccctccccctcccccagaGTCCACGTCCATCTTCTCTGACTCAAACCCCCAGTCAGAACCTCAGCAAACTTCACCAACTTCACCATCATCCATCAGGTCACCCGCCAAATCAACGCCGCCCTCACCGTCAAATGGCCTTGTGAAGACTAGTGGGAAAAAGAGTAGCGGTAACCTGCTGGATGCGATT GTGAGGCAGATATCAGAGGATCCACCATGCAAATGTCCAGTCAAATTCTGCATTGAGAATCAGCCAAAAGGCCATTATCGTGTTGGAGACAAAGTCCTCTATGTCAGG ATGTTGAATGATAAACATGCCATGGTGCGTGTTGGTGGTGGATGGGAGACCTTTGGTACTTACTTGTTAAAGCATGACCCGTGTAAGATGACTGAGGTCGCTCGGCCTGGAACCAAAACCTGCAAGCCTAACGGCAGGTCCCCAGTAAAGAGAGAGCTGTCCCGGGACAGTTATCTGGTCGTAGGTACTCATTCCCGCTTCAAGAAGTAA
- the tmem276b gene encoding transmembrane protein 178B, with product MAAIKILTSAGLFLAFCALVLLVMAICTDYWYETDARRHRERCKNYANKRNDPGYIYISNHNLPLQMPPKGYERKPTETRVKRHAPASATAMESHCSRQFNSTISGLWRKCHREGFDLETEDLIYKGLIERCTPVKYHYTSSILPRNLPVNITKTIRQDEWHALHLRRMTAGFVGMAVSIILFGWGIGVLGCCQQHDLMQYVAGLLFLMGGTCCIISLCTCVAGINFELSRYPRYLYGLPEDISHGYGWSMFCAWGGLGLTLLAGFLCTLAPSLSSPLARTTVHKSRHENGTV from the exons ATGGCGGCCATTAAGATTTTAACCAGCGCGGGGCTTTTCTTGGCGTTTTGCGCGCTGGTCTTGTTGGTTATGGCCATCTGCACAGATTACTGGTACGAGACGGATGCTCGGCGGCATCGCGAGCGCTGTAAGAACTACGCAAACAAGCGTAACGATCCCGGATACATTTACATCTCAAATCACAACTTGCCTCTCCAGATGCCTCCAAAGGGCTATGAGAGGAAACCGACAGAGACGCGCGTGAAGCGGCACGCTCCAGCTTCGGCGACGGCCATGGAGTCTCACTGTAGCCGCCAGTTCAACTCCACGATCTCCGGTCTGTGGAGAAAGTGTCATCGCGAGGGTTTTGACCTGGAGACCGAGGATCTCATTTACAAAG GGTTGATTGAGAGATGCACCCCTGTGAAGTATCACTACACCTCTTCGATCCTGCCTCGAAACCTTCCTGTCAATATCACCAAGACCATCCGGCAAGATGAGTGGCATGCCCTGC ACCTCCGAAGGATGACAGCAGGTTTTGTGGGCATGGCTGTCTCTATCATCCTTTTTGGCTGGGGCATCGGAGTTCTTGGATGCTGTCAACAGCATGATCTCATGCAGTATGTAGCTGGACTACTCTTCCTCATGGGCG GAACCTGCTGTATTATCTCCCTTTGTACGTGTGTGGCGGGCATTAACTTTGAGTTGTCGCGTTATCCACGTTACCTGTACGGCCTTCCAGAGGACATCAGTCATGGGTATGGCTGGTCCATGTTCTGTGCCTGGGGCGGACTGGGCCTCACCCTGCTGGCCGGTTTCTTATGCACACTGGCCCCTTCTTTAAGCAGCCCCTTGGCCCGCACCACAGTCCACAAGTCCAGGCACGAAAATGGGACTGTGTGA